A genome region from Yoonia vestfoldensis includes the following:
- the alaS gene encoding alanine--tRNA ligase — translation MTSLADIRSTFLNYFEKQGHRVVPSSPLVPRNDPTLMFTNSGMVQFKNLFTGVETRDYSRATTSQKCVRAGGKHNDLDNVGYTARHHTFFEMLGNFSFGDYFKSDAIPFAWELLTRDFGIDKSRLLTTVYHTDDEAFDLWKKIGLSEDRIIRIPTDDNFWRMGPTGPCGPCTEIFYDHGDHIWGGPPGSAEEDGDRFIEIWNVVFMQNEQFEDGSMRPLDMQSIDTGMGLERIGALLQGKHDNYDTDVMRALIEASAHATSSDPDGPGNTHHRVIADHLRSTSFLIAEGVLPSNEGRGYVLRRIMRRAMRHAHLLGAKDPVMHRLVPALVQQMGAAYPELGQGQRLIAETLMNEEIRFKQTLDRGLKLLDDELADLPEDAALPGASAFKLYDTYGFPLDLTQDALREKGRSVDIDGFDAAMAAQKAKARAAWSGTGAAADSAIWFDVADVAGPTDFLGYDSLEVEGQIKALVADGAMVQEAGGAVQIVLNQTAFYAESGGQVGDAGLLQTETGMAQITDTKKVAGVFIHFATVTSGTIAVGQGAALRVDPARRAAIQANHSATHLLNEALREILGDHIAQRGSLNAPDRLRFDFSHSKALDPAELAQVERDVNALIRQNSRVETRIMAPDDARALGAQALFGEKYGDEVRVVSMGQKGGSGKGVAGDTYSLELCGGTHVRQLGEIGAFVALGDAASSAGVRRIEALTGQAALDYLRAQDQRLSDVAATLKAPATEVADRVKALMEERRALANEVAQLRRDLAMGGGAQGASPATQVNGISFHAQVLSGVTGKDLPALIDQIKSEIGSGVVVLIADTGDKAAVAVGVTADLTARVSAVDILRAVTPELGGKGGGGRPDMAQGGGASADNADAAIAQAKSIMEQLS, via the coding sequence ATGACCAGCCTTGCGGACATCCGTTCTACGTTTTTGAATTATTTCGAAAAACAGGGCCACCGCGTGGTCCCGAGTAGCCCGCTTGTGCCGCGCAATGACCCGACGTTGATGTTCACCAATTCGGGCATGGTGCAATTCAAGAACCTGTTTACCGGGGTCGAAACCCGCGATTACAGCCGCGCCACCACCAGCCAGAAATGCGTGCGCGCCGGGGGCAAGCATAATGATCTGGACAATGTCGGCTATACCGCCCGCCACCATACGTTTTTCGAAATGCTGGGCAATTTCAGTTTCGGCGATTATTTCAAATCGGATGCGATCCCTTTTGCCTGGGAATTGCTGACCCGCGATTTCGGCATTGATAAATCGCGCCTGCTGACCACCGTCTATCATACCGATGACGAGGCGTTTGATTTGTGGAAAAAGATCGGCCTGTCCGAGGACCGGATCATCCGCATCCCCACCGATGACAATTTCTGGCGCATGGGGCCGACCGGCCCCTGTGGCCCCTGCACCGAGATTTTCTATGACCATGGCGATCATATCTGGGGCGGCCCTCCGGGATCGGCCGAGGAAGACGGCGACCGGTTCATCGAGATCTGGAATGTCGTTTTCATGCAGAACGAACAATTCGAGGATGGGTCGATGCGGCCTCTGGACATGCAATCGATCGATACCGGCATGGGGCTGGAACGGATCGGCGCGCTGTTGCAGGGCAAGCATGACAATTACGATACCGATGTGATGCGCGCGCTGATCGAGGCCTCGGCCCATGCCACATCCTCGGACCCGGACGGCCCCGGCAATACCCATCACCGGGTGATCGCGGATCATCTGCGCTCGACCTCGTTTCTGATTGCCGAAGGCGTGCTGCCATCCAACGAAGGCCGCGGCTATGTGCTGCGCCGGATCATGCGCCGCGCCATGCGCCATGCGCATCTGCTGGGCGCCAAGGATCCGGTGATGCACCGTCTGGTGCCTGCGCTGGTGCAGCAGATGGGCGCGGCCTATCCCGAATTGGGCCAAGGCCAGCGGCTGATCGCGGAAACCCTGATGAACGAGGAAATCCGGTTCAAACAGACGCTGGATCGCGGCTTGAAACTGCTGGATGACGAATTGGCGGATCTGCCCGAGGATGCGGCGCTGCCGGGCGCCTCGGCCTTCAAGCTTTATGATACCTATGGTTTCCCGCTTGATCTGACGCAGGATGCTTTGCGCGAAAAAGGCCGCAGCGTCGATATTGACGGGTTCGATGCCGCCATGGCCGCGCAAAAGGCCAAGGCGCGGGCGGCCTGGTCGGGCACCGGTGCCGCGGCGGATAGCGCTATCTGGTTCGATGTGGCCGATGTCGCCGGCCCGACCGATTTTCTGGGCTATGATAGTCTGGAGGTCGAGGGCCAGATCAAGGCGCTGGTCGCCGATGGGGCCATGGTCCAAGAGGCGGGCGGCGCGGTGCAGATCGTGCTGAACCAGACTGCCTTTTATGCCGAATCCGGTGGGCAGGTCGGCGATGCGGGCCTGCTGCAAACCGAAACCGGCATGGCGCAGATCACCGATACCAAAAAGGTCGCCGGTGTGTTCATCCATTTCGCCACGGTCACCAGCGGCACGATTGCCGTGGGGCAGGGCGCGGCGCTGCGCGTCGATCCTGCGCGCCGTGCGGCTATTCAGGCCAACCATTCCGCCACCCATCTGCTGAACGAGGCATTGCGCGAGATCCTTGGCGATCATATCGCGCAGCGCGGCTCGCTGAATGCGCCTGACCGGCTGCGGTTTGATTTCAGCCATAGCAAGGCGCTTGATCCGGCGGAACTGGCGCAGGTCGAACGCGATGTGAATGCGCTGATCCGCCAGAACAGCCGCGTCGAAACCCGGATCATGGCACCCGATGATGCGCGCGCGCTTGGTGCGCAGGCGCTTTTTGGCGAAAAATACGGCGACGAGGTGCGCGTCGTCTCGATGGGCCAGAAGGGTGGGTCCGGCAAAGGCGTGGCAGGCGATACCTATTCGCTGGAACTCTGCGGCGGCACCCATGTGCGCCAGCTGGGGGAAATCGGGGCTTTCGTGGCTTTGGGCGATGCGGCCTCCAGCGCCGGTGTCCGCCGGATCGAGGCGCTGACAGGGCAAGCCGCCCTTGATTACCTGCGCGCACAGGACCAGCGGCTGTCGGACGTTGCCGCCACGCTCAAAGCCCCCGCAACCGAGGTTGCCGACCGCGTCAAGGCGCTGATGGAAGAACGCCGCGCGCTGGCCAATGAGGTCGCGCAATTGCGCCGTGATCTGGCCATGGGGGGCGGCGCGCAGGGGGCGTCACCGGCGACACAGGTCAATGGGATCAGCTTTCATGCGCAGGTTTTATCGGGGGTCACCGGCAAGGATCTGCCCGCGCTGATCGACCAGATCAAGTCAGAGATCGGCAGCGGTGTCGTGGTGCTGATCGCCGATACGGGCGACAAGGCCGCCGTCGCCGTGGGGGTCACGGCGGATTTGACAGCGCGTGTTTCGGCCGTGGATATTCTGCGCGCTGTGACGCCGGAACTTGGTGGCAAGGGCGGCGGTGGCCGGCCCGATATGGCACAGGGCGGCGGCGCGTCGGCTGACAATGCCGATGCCGCCATCGCACAAGCAAAATCAATAATGGAGCAATTGTCATGA
- a CDS encoding YitT family protein has translation MIQPAATPAPHSPVEDAQAFALGTALCALGVTMLTHLGLITGQTAGLAVLLSYATGLSFGLVFFCVNLPFYALAWLRMGPRFTLKSFLCVGLVSLMAESFPRLIVFQTLDPLLGAMLVGAVTGLGLIVLFRHGASLGGIGILALFLQDRTGFRAGYTQLIFDLCLFGAAFVVIAPGLVLYSLAGALVANLIIATNHRPDRYTGR, from the coding sequence ATGATTCAGCCTGCCGCCACCCCCGCCCCGCATAGCCCTGTCGAAGACGCACAAGCCTTTGCGCTTGGCACCGCACTTTGTGCGCTGGGGGTGACGATGCTGACACATCTGGGGTTGATTACCGGTCAGACGGCGGGGCTGGCCGTGCTGTTATCTTATGCGACGGGATTATCCTTTGGGCTGGTGTTCTTTTGCGTCAACCTGCCGTTTTACGCGCTGGCATGGCTGCGGATGGGGCCAAGGTTCACGCTCAAAAGCTTTCTTTGCGTTGGGCTGGTATCGCTGATGGCCGAAAGCTTTCCACGGCTGATCGTGTTTCAGACGCTGGACCCGTTACTGGGGGCAATGCTGGTGGGGGCGGTCACCGGGTTGGGGTTGATCGTGCTCTTCCGCCATGGCGCGAGCCTGGGGGGCATCGGCATTCTGGCGCTGTTTTTGCAGGATCGCACCGGGTTTCGCGCAGGCTATACCCAGCTGATCTTTGATCTATGCCTGTTCGGCGCGGCCTTTGTGGTGATCGCGCCGGGGCTGGTGCTATATTCGCTGGCGGGGGCGCTGGTGGCGAACCTGATCATCGCGACCAACCACCGCCCCGACCGCTATACAGGACGCTGA
- a CDS encoding DUF1330 domain-containing protein, with the protein MTALWIAHVKVTDAAAYGEYASRATVAIADHGGVFLARGGAYEQLEGPDRPRNVVARFPSLQAAHDCYHSTAYQDALSYAKGASQRELCIVEEFA; encoded by the coding sequence ATGACCGCACTCTGGATCGCCCATGTCAAAGTCACCGATGCCGCAGCTTATGGCGAATATGCCAGCCGCGCCACGGTTGCCATCGCGGATCACGGCGGGGTTTTCCTCGCCCGTGGCGGCGCTTATGAACAGCTTGAAGGGCCGGACCGGCCGCGCAATGTCGTGGCGCGCTTTCCCAGCCTGCAGGCCGCACATGATTGCTATCATTCGACCGCCTACCAGGATGCGCTCAGCTATGCCAAAGGCGCCAGCCAGCGCGAATTATGCATCGTCGAAGAATTCGCCTGA
- the typA gene encoding translational GTPase TypA: MDIRNIAIIAHVDHGKTTLVDELLKQSGVYRENEATTERAMDSNDIERERGITILAKCTSVEWKGTRINIVDTPGHADFGGEVERILSMVDGVVLLVDAAEGPMPQTKFVTSKALALGLRPIVVVNKVDKADGEPDQAVDDVFDLFAALEATDEQLDFPVMYASGRAGWCDEQLDGPRKDLSALFDKVLQHVPMPAQISRRDEPFQMLATTLSADPFIGRILTGRVEAGTLRAGETVKALSRNGDKIEQFRVSKILAFRGLGQQPIEAAEAGDIVTLAGMTKATVADTICDLGIDTAIPAQPIDPPTITVTFGINDSPLAGRDGKKVQSRVIRERLMRESEVNVAIKVADTPMGDAFEVSGRGELQMGVLIENMRREGFELSISRPQVIFKDIDGVRHEPIEEATIDVDDEYTGAVVEKLTGPRKGELVEMKPAGAGKTRIIAHVPSRGLIGYHGEFLTDTRGSGILNRLFHGWAPYKGKIEGRRQGVLISMENGTSVAYALWKLEDRGKFFIGAQEAVYTGMIIGEHSRDNDLEVNPLKGKQLTNVRASGTDEAVRLTTPVTMSLEQAIAYIDDDELVEVTPNAVRLRKRFLDPHERKKNSRSA, translated from the coding sequence ATGGATATCCGCAATATCGCGATCATCGCGCACGTTGACCACGGCAAGACAACGCTTGTCGACGAACTTTTGAAACAATCTGGTGTGTACCGCGAAAACGAGGCCACCACCGAACGCGCGATGGACAGCAACGACATCGAACGCGAACGCGGCATCACCATTCTGGCCAAATGCACAAGCGTTGAATGGAAAGGCACGCGGATCAATATCGTCGATACCCCCGGCCACGCCGATTTCGGCGGCGAGGTCGAACGCATCCTGTCGATGGTCGATGGCGTCGTGTTGCTGGTGGATGCGGCCGAAGGGCCGATGCCGCAGACGAAATTCGTGACCTCCAAGGCGCTGGCGCTGGGGCTGCGCCCGATTGTCGTGGTCAACAAGGTCGACAAGGCCGATGGCGAGCCCGATCAGGCCGTTGATGACGTGTTCGACCTCTTTGCCGCCCTTGAAGCCACCGATGAACAGCTGGATTTCCCGGTGATGTATGCCTCTGGCCGCGCTGGCTGGTGTGACGAACAGCTGGACGGGCCGCGCAAGGATCTGTCCGCGCTGTTTGACAAAGTGTTGCAGCATGTCCCGATGCCCGCCCAGATCAGCCGCCGGGACGAGCCGTTCCAGATGCTGGCCACCACATTGTCGGCCGATCCGTTCATCGGGCGCATCCTGACCGGCCGGGTCGAGGCAGGCACATTGCGCGCAGGCGAAACCGTCAAGGCATTGTCGCGCAATGGCGACAAGATCGAACAATTCCGCGTCTCGAAGATCCTGGCGTTCCGTGGTCTGGGCCAGCAGCCTATCGAGGCCGCCGAAGCTGGCGATATCGTCACGCTGGCGGGCATGACCAAGGCCACCGTGGCCGATACGATCTGCGATCTGGGCATCGACACGGCGATTCCCGCCCAGCCGATTGATCCGCCGACCATCACCGTGACCTTCGGGATCAACGACAGCCCGTTGGCAGGCCGCGATGGCAAAAAGGTACAAAGCCGCGTCATCCGCGAACGGCTGATGCGCGAATCAGAGGTCAATGTCGCGATCAAGGTCGCCGATACCCCGATGGGCGATGCTTTCGAAGTCTCGGGCCGGGGCGAATTGCAGATGGGCGTGCTGATCGAGAACATGCGCCGCGAAGGGTTCGAGCTGTCGATTTCCCGCCCGCAGGTGATTTTCAAGGATATCGACGGCGTCCGCCATGAACCGATCGAAGAAGCCACGATTGACGTGGATGACGAATATACCGGCGCGGTCGTCGAAAAACTGACCGGCCCGCGCAAGGGCGAATTGGTCGAGATGAAACCCGCAGGTGCCGGCAAGACCCGCATCATCGCGCATGTGCCGTCGCGCGGGTTGATCGGCTATCACGGTGAATTCCTGACCGACACCCGCGGATCGGGCATTCTGAACCGGCTGTTCCATGGCTGGGCGCCTTACAAGGGCAAGATCGAAGGCCGCCGTCAGGGGGTTCTGATCTCGATGGAAAACGGCACATCGGTTGCCTATGCTTTGTGGAAACTCGAAGACCGCGGCAAGTTTTTCATCGGCGCGCAAGAGGCGGTCTATACCGGCATGATCATCGGCGAACATAGCCGCGACAATGATCTGGAGGTCAACCCGCTCAAAGGCAAGCAGCTGACCAACGTGCGCGCCTCTGGCACCGATGAGGCCGTGCGCCTGACGACGCCGGTGACCATGTCGCTGGAACAGGCCATCGCCTATATCGATGATGATGAATTGGTCGAAGTGACCCCCAATGCGGTCCGTCTGCGCAAGCGGTTCCTGGACCCGCATGAGCGCAAGAAAAATTCGCGCAGCGCCTAA
- the purM gene encoding phosphoribosylformylglycinamidine cyclo-ligase, with product MRKNGLTYADAGVDIDAGNSLVERIKPAAKRTARSGVMSGLGGFGALFDLKAAGYVDPVLVAATDGVGTKLRIAIDTGHVDTIGIDLVAMCVNDLVCQGAEPLFFLDYFATGKLELDQATRIINGIAAGCEASGCALIGGETAEMPGMYHKGDFDLAGFAVGAMERGADLPRDVVAGDVLLGLASDGVHSNGYSLVRRIVELSGLGWDDAAPFADASLGAALLTPTRLYVQPALAAVRAGGVHALAHITGGGLTENLPRVLPDDLGADIDLESWALPPVFGWLVQSGGMAQAELLKTFNAGIGMVLVVDAARAEALAALLSQAGETVHRLGTVTQGAGIRYTGALV from the coding sequence ATGCGTAAAAATGGCCTGACTTATGCGGATGCGGGGGTCGATATCGACGCGGGCAATTCTTTGGTGGAACGGATCAAGCCTGCGGCCAAGCGCACGGCGCGGTCTGGTGTGATGTCCGGGCTGGGCGGGTTTGGGGCGCTCTTTGATCTCAAAGCTGCGGGCTATGTCGATCCGGTGCTGGTGGCCGCGACCGATGGGGTCGGCACCAAGCTGCGCATCGCGATTGATACCGGCCATGTCGACACGATCGGGATCGATCTGGTTGCGATGTGTGTCAATGATCTGGTCTGTCAGGGGGCCGAGCCCCTATTCTTTCTGGATTATTTCGCCACTGGCAAGCTGGAGCTGGATCAGGCGACGCGTATCATCAACGGGATTGCGGCGGGTTGCGAAGCCTCTGGCTGTGCCTTGATCGGCGGCGAGACGGCGGAAATGCCGGGCATGTATCACAAGGGTGATTTCGATCTGGCGGGTTTTGCCGTGGGCGCCATGGAACGCGGCGCCGATCTGCCGCGCGATGTGGTGGCGGGTGATGTGCTGCTGGGGCTTGCCTCTGACGGTGTGCATTCCAACGGCTATTCGCTGGTGCGCCGGATTGTAGAACTTTCCGGGCTGGGCTGGGATGATGCCGCGCCATTTGCTGATGCGTCCTTGGGTGCCGCACTTTTGACGCCCACTCGGCTTTATGTGCAGCCAGCACTGGCCGCCGTGCGCGCAGGGGGCGTGCATGCGCTGGCCCATATCACCGGCGGCGGCTTGACCGAGAATCTGCCGCGTGTGTTGCCGGATGATCTGGGCGCGGATATCGATCTGGAATCCTGGGCCTTGCCGCCTGTCTTTGGCTGGCTGGTGCAAAGCGGGGGCATGGCGCAGGCCGAATTGCTGAAAACCTTCAACGCCGGCATCGGCATGGTGCTGGTCGTTGATGCCGCCCGCGCCGAAGCGCTGGCAGCGCTTTTGTCGCAAGCCGGCGAGACGGTTCACCGCCTTGGCACTGTGACCCAAGGCGCAGGCATCCGCTATACGGGCGCGCTTGTGTGA
- the rnd gene encoding ribonuclease D, with protein sequence MKIITTTAELAAFCTEAAKRAYVTVDTEFLRERTYYSKLCLVQMAYRDAAGEDAVLVDPLADGIALDPLYDLFRDPGVVKVFHAARQDLEIFHVDAGVIPAPLFDTQVAAMVCGFGEQAGYETLVRKIAKAEVDKSSRFTDWSRRPLTEAQAAYALADVTHLRDVYEYLANRLAKSGRAQWVEEEMAVLNDPATYQSNPDEAWMRVKTRTTSGRFLAIVRELARFRETYAQARDIPRSRVYKDDALVELASTKPLNENDLNRSRLLLREARKGEIAEGILAAIKAGMAAKPGDLPEPDLSRAKLQVNPALADMLRVLLKAVTDDAGVASKLIASSADLDALAAGMRDMPALKGWRRDVFGDAALQLCEGKVGLAVKGQKVVTVPL encoded by the coding sequence ATGAAGATCATCACCACGACTGCCGAGCTGGCCGCATTTTGCACCGAAGCCGCCAAACGCGCCTATGTCACCGTCGATACCGAATTCCTGCGCGAACGCACCTATTATTCCAAGCTGTGCCTTGTGCAGATGGCCTATCGCGATGCGGCGGGCGAGGATGCGGTGCTGGTCGATCCGCTGGCGGATGGTATCGCGCTGGACCCGCTATATGACCTGTTCCGCGATCCCGGTGTTGTCAAAGTGTTCCATGCCGCCCGCCAGGACCTAGAGATTTTCCATGTCGATGCGGGTGTGATCCCCGCGCCTTTGTTCGACACGCAGGTCGCGGCGATGGTCTGCGGCTTTGGCGAACAGGCGGGCTATGAGACCTTGGTGCGCAAGATCGCCAAGGCCGAGGTGGACAAATCATCGCGCTTTACCGATTGGTCGCGCCGTCCGCTGACCGAGGCGCAGGCCGCCTATGCGCTGGCCGATGTCACCCATCTGCGCGATGTTTATGAATATCTGGCCAACCGGCTGGCCAAATCGGGCCGCGCCCAATGGGTAGAAGAGGAAATGGCGGTGCTGAATGATCCCGCCACCTATCAATCCAATCCTGATGAGGCCTGGATGCGGGTCAAGACGCGCACGACCTCGGGCCGGTTTCTGGCCATCGTGCGCGAATTGGCGCGGTTTCGTGAAACCTATGCGCAGGCGCGGGATATTCCGCGCAGCCGGGTCTATAAAGATGATGCTTTGGTTGAACTTGCCTCGACCAAGCCATTGAATGAAAACGATTTGAACCGGTCCCGGCTGTTGTTGCGCGAGGCCCGCAAGGGCGAGATTGCCGAAGGTATCCTTGCCGCCATCAAGGCCGGGATGGCCGCCAAACCCGGCGATCTGCCCGAACCTGACCTGAGCCGCGCCAAATTGCAGGTCAATCCCGCCTTGGCCGATATGCTGCGCGTGCTTTTGAAGGCGGTGACCGATGATGCGGGGGTGGCGTCCAAGCTGATCGCCTCTTCGGCTGATCTGGATGCTTTGGCGGCAGGGATGCGCGATATGCCCGCGCTGAAAGGCTGGCGGCGCGATGTTTTTGGCGATGCGGCCTTGCAGCTGTGCGAAGGCAAGGTCGGGCTGGCGGTCAAAGGCCAAAAGGTGGTCACCGTCCCGCTTTAG
- a CDS encoding transferrin-binding protein-like solute binding protein, whose amino-acid sequence MNIKLHVALLAGAAALAGCDGGGSVSSAVGNGTNGLPFADAQTAGSGSLGAVVNGQTATVQGATDSRGSSTDRFRQETMTIRGLTEDSIEVTFDGNTAVLDRIGTGDSYRSDDFSHFVSRILNPGTAVSAYTYLQSGFIGGEIKFDTVYLVVGNDTNPANLTGSASYAVSLEGRGTETVDKADRSLLLDGNGTINANFATSAIDGTLVLRSRTSGLDDAATAASARNDAFSLSGSRSGSTFTATATRIDCLTAEACVSNTSLAGNFFGQTGAEIGGIAVLDETATSSAGPVQTKGSLVFLGAQ is encoded by the coding sequence ATGAATATCAAATTGCATGTTGCGCTGCTTGCCGGGGCTGCGGCCCTTGCGGGATGCGATGGCGGGGGCAGTGTCAGCAGCGCTGTCGGCAATGGCACCAATGGCCTGCCTTTCGCAGATGCGCAGACCGCGGGCAGCGGATCGCTTGGCGCTGTCGTCAATGGCCAGACCGCCACTGTCCAAGGCGCGACCGACAGCCGGGGCAGCAGCACGGACCGCTTTCGACAGGAAACCATGACAATTCGGGGGCTGACAGAGGATTCGATCGAAGTCACCTTTGATGGCAACACGGCGGTGCTGGACCGCATTGGCACGGGGGATTCCTATCGCTCTGATGATTTCAGCCATTTCGTTTCGCGCATTCTGAACCCGGGCACGGCGGTTTCTGCCTATACCTATCTGCAGAGCGGCTTCATCGGCGGTGAGATAAAATTCGATACGGTTTATCTGGTGGTCGGCAATGACACCAATCCGGCAAACCTGACCGGATCGGCAAGCTATGCTGTCAGCCTTGAGGGCAGAGGCACCGAAACTGTCGATAAAGCTGACCGTAGCTTGTTGCTGGATGGCAATGGCACGATCAATGCGAATTTTGCAACCTCTGCAATCGACGGAACCTTGGTGCTGCGCAGCCGGACCAGCGGTCTGGATGATGCGGCAACAGCTGCCAGCGCCCGAAATGACGCCTTTTCACTCTCGGGCAGCCGCAGCGGTTCGACATTCACCGCAACGGCGACGCGGATCGATTGCCTGACCGCAGAGGCCTGTGTTTCGAACACATCGCTGGCGGGTAATTTCTTTGGTCAGACCGGCGCCGAGATCGGCGGCATTGCCGTGCTCGACGAGACCGCGACATCCAGCGCAGGCCCCGTGCAAACCAAGGGCAGCCTGGTTTTTCTGGGCGCGCAATAA
- a CDS encoding DMT family transporter: MPVHYIILIFAIIAETIGTTALQASQQFTRLWPSVIVVIAYGVSFYLLALALRFMPVGVVYAMWSGLGIVMIAIIGYLVFGQRLDLPALIGIGMILCGILVIHLFSQTSPH; encoded by the coding sequence ATGCCGGTGCATTACATCATCTTGATCTTTGCAATCATCGCCGAAACCATCGGCACCACGGCCTTGCAGGCCAGCCAGCAATTCACGCGGCTTTGGCCCTCGGTCATCGTGGTCATCGCTTATGGCGTCTCTTTCTACCTGCTGGCGCTGGCGCTGCGGTTCATGCCGGTGGGGGTGGTCTATGCGATGTGGTCGGGGCTGGGGATCGTGATGATCGCGATCATCGGCTATCTGGTCTTTGGCCAAAGGCTTGATCTGCCCGCGCTGATCGGGATCGGGATGATCCTTTGCGGTATCCTTGTGATCCATCTTTTTTCGCAGACATCGCCCCACTGA
- a CDS encoding NADP-dependent isocitrate dehydrogenase: protein MSKIKVENPVVELDGDEMTRIIWDFIKKKLILPYLDLDLKYYDLGMEVRDETNDQITVDAAEAIKKYGVGVKCATITPDEQRVEEFGLKQMWRSPNGTIRNILGGVVFRAPIICKNVPRLVPGWTDPIVIGRHAFGDQYKATDFLMPGKGQLTMKFVGDDGTVIEKVVYDSPGAGVAMGMYNLDESIIDFARASLNYGLNLGWPVYLSTKNTILKAYDGRFKDLFQKVYEEEFADKFKAAGITYEHRLIDDMVAAAMKWSGKFVWACKNYDGDVQSDTVAQGFGSLGLMTSALMTPDGKVVEAEAAHGTVTRHYRQHQAGKATSTNSIASIFAWTGGLKHRAKLDDNAQLMTFATTLEKVVVDTVESGFMTKDLALLVGPDQKWLTTEGFLEKVDQNLNAAM from the coding sequence ATGTCCAAGATCAAGGTAGAAAACCCTGTCGTCGAACTCGACGGCGATGAAATGACCCGGATCATCTGGGATTTCATCAAGAAGAAACTGATCCTGCCCTATCTCGACCTGGATCTGAAATATTACGATCTGGGCATGGAAGTCCGGGACGAAACCAATGACCAGATCACCGTGGATGCCGCCGAGGCGATCAAGAAATACGGTGTCGGCGTCAAATGCGCGACCATCACCCCCGATGAACAACGGGTCGAGGAATTCGGCCTCAAACAGATGTGGCGCAGCCCCAACGGCACGATCCGCAACATCCTGGGCGGTGTGGTGTTCCGCGCGCCGATCATCTGCAAGAACGTGCCGCGCCTTGTGCCCGGCTGGACCGACCCGATCGTCATCGGCCGTCATGCGTTCGGTGATCAGTATAAAGCCACCGATTTCCTGATGCCCGGCAAAGGCCAGCTGACGATGAAATTCGTGGGCGACGATGGCACGGTGATCGAAAAGGTGGTCTATGACAGCCCCGGCGCCGGTGTGGCGATGGGCATGTATAACCTTGATGAAAGCATCATCGACTTTGCCCGCGCCTCGTTGAACTATGGTCTGAACCTGGGCTGGCCGGTCTATCTGTCCACCAAGAACACGATCCTCAAAGCCTATGACGGGCGTTTCAAGGATCTGTTCCAAAAGGTCTATGAAGAAGAATTCGCCGATAAATTCAAAGCCGCGGGCATCACCTATGAACACCGGCTGATCGACGATATGGTCGCCGCCGCGATGAAATGGTCGGGCAAATTCGTCTGGGCCTGCAAAAACTATGACGGCGACGTGCAATCCGACACGGTGGCGCAGGGCTTTGGCTCGCTCGGGCTGATGACATCGGCGCTGATGACCCCCGATGGCAAGGTCGTCGAGGCCGAGGCCGCCCATGGCACCGTCACCCGCCATTATCGCCAGCATCAGGCGGGCAAGGCGACCTCGACCAATTCCATCGCCTCGATCTTTGCCTGGACCGGCGGGCTCAAGCACCGCGCGAAACTGGATGACAATGCGCAGCTGATGACTTTTGCGACGACGCTGGAAAAGGTCGTGGTGGATACGGTCGAAAGCGGGTTCATGACCAAGGATCTGGCGCTGCTGGTCGGTCCCGACCAGAAATGGCTGACAACCGAAGGTTTCCTGGAAAAAGTGGACCAGAACCTGAACGCCGCGATGTAG
- the purN gene encoding phosphoribosylglycinamide formyltransferase — protein sequence MTKKVAILISGGGSNMDALVKSMTGDHPARPVLVLSNDPAAGGLAKAAGLGVPTAVVDHRAFAKDRAAFEAALHSALLDVQPDIICLAGFMRILGADFIQSWEGRMLNIHPSLLPKYRGLHTHARALEAGDAQHGCSVHEVTAALDDGPVLGQAVMPVLPGDTPETLAARLLPLEHALYPAVLRRFAAGDARPVMLGG from the coding sequence GTGACCAAAAAGGTGGCGATCCTGATTTCGGGCGGCGGGTCCAATATGGACGCGCTGGTCAAATCCATGACGGGTGATCATCCCGCGCGGCCGGTGCTGGTTTTGTCCAATGATCCGGCGGCGGGGGGGCTGGCCAAGGCGGCAGGGCTGGGCGTGCCGACAGCGGTGGTTGATCACCGCGCCTTTGCCAAGGACCGCGCCGCGTTTGAGGCGGCTTTGCACAGCGCCTTGCTGGATGTGCAGCCCGATATCATCTGCCTGGCCGGTTTCATGCGCATTCTGGGGGCGGACTTTATCCAAAGCTGGGAAGGCCGGATGCTGAATATCCATCCGTCGCTTTTGCCGAAATATCGCGGTTTGCACACCCATGCCCGCGCGCTGGAAGCAGGCGATGCCCAGCACGGTTGCAGCGTGCATGAGGTCACCGCGGCACTGGATGACGGGCCGGTGCTGGGGCAGGCGGTCATGCCGGTTTTGCCCGGTGATACGCCCGAGACATTGGCCGCGCGGCTGCTGCCTTTGGAACATGCGCTTTATCCCGCCGTTTTGCGCCGTTTTGCGGCAGGGGATGCGCGTCCGGTCATGCTGGGTGGGTGA